AACTTAATGTGATTGAGATGAGTATGACAAAATATAAcctgctagtggtgcttggtgaataatcacacaaccaaggtggtgcaccctttattttaGGTTCTATAGCAGGGTAACATTAATAGTGAGTGGCATCTGCACTTGCTGTCATACAGGCTGTCACTCTGGCATACGGTTATACAGATGCTGGACATCCTCCTGTGGTATGTCATTCCAAACTCTTTCAACTTGGTCTTATAGTTCAGCCAAAGTGGTTGTTGACTGCTGTGCATTAGAGATACATCGTCCCATCTAGTCCCAGACATTCTTAATGGAGAAGAATCTAATCACAGAGCAGGCCAGTGAAGCTACTGGAGACCCTAAACTGCACATTGTGAAGCATGGTCTGTATATATTAACTTATCTCCTTTTGTTCTAAAACATGATGCCTTCATAACTGACTGAATGCCTATTAAGCCCTACCTTTTAATAGGCATACATTACATCAGGTCTGAACATGACTGTTtggcccctggctgccatagcaacctcACAATTGCATCTTGGGGTGCTGACGGAGAGAGAAGAAGCTCCCTCCCTATGTAACCACTTAGATGCCCATTCCAGGTCCAGCACCGATTGTGGCATCTAGGGGGTAAACAACCAGGATCAGAATAATCTCCAACCCAACCATTACAGCAGGGTGACAGGTGCATAATACAACTGATAGTGATAATGCAGGCATACCTTCTGAGCAAGCAGTATCACTGCACTGGGGACTACCGtactttctttccccaaaaaatacctTGCCTTCCCCTGCTGTTGTTGCCTCCAACTCTTGGGCCTTCATTTTGTATGGGCCTGTAGGTAGCAGGAATAATCACATttgataatgggttgcatcaaaaggggcatagatacctgtgatgagaacatagtcctaccactttacaaatcactagtcagaccacacatggagtactgtgtacagttctgggctcctgtgaaaagggcagagctggagaaggtccagaggagggcaactaaagtaatgactggaatggggcaactacagtaccctgaaagattatcaaaattagggtgattcactttagaaaaaagacaactgagaggagatctaattactatgtataaatatatcaggggtcagtacagagatctatcccatcagctatttatccccaggactgtgactgtgacgaggggacatcctctgcgtctggaggaaagaaggtttgtacacaaacatagaagaggattctttacggtaagagcagtgagactatggaactctctgcctgaggaggtggtgatggtgagtacaataaaggaattcaagaggggcctggatatatttctggagtgtaataatattacaggctatagctactagagaggggtcgttgtttCAGGGAGTtaatctgattgcctgattagagttgGGAAATaattttccccccttaagtgggaaaaattggcttgtacctcacttttttttttttgccttcctttggatcaacttgcaggataacaggccgaactggatggacaaatgtcttttttcggccttatatactatgttacattTACAATTTCCCTATATCAATGTTCCAGAATATTCCCTGATGCATACTATATAAATACCACACTTAGGTCTTTTTCACATGattagtatttggtcagtattttacatcagtatttgTAAACCAGAATCAAGAGTGGGACCTACAGGCAAAAAGTACAATAGAAATATTTGTGCCTCTTTTGCATTTtttgatccactcctggttttgtgtTATAAATGATGAAAAAATATCCTGTGAAAGTggccatactgtatatacatgaaGCTGGCTACATATGCAGTAATCAGGCGGGTTAAAGATCATGACAGGCATGTCTGCAGGTAACGCTACGTCTACATCCGTGGATGTAATTCTGGTATTCAGTTTTCATGCCAGAAACCcagtggaccccattatagtgaatgggatcatCAGGAACCGGAGGTGTGTGGCATATGCCAGATATGACAATTCTGGTATTTGTTCTTATGCTAGAACAGAATACTGAAATTACAACTGCAGAAGTGGATGTAGCCTAACAGAGTCAAGAAACATGCTATTTCTGAAAGGCTGGGTGGGTTAAGTTTTAAAGAAAGAGGGTTTTGCTGTCTATAGCAACCACCACTCATTTTCTAAcctacactggtaaaatgaaacaCAAACTCTTTATGTGTTATGcaacaagactaatttacatgtAAGTAAGTATTGAGTAAACTGCAGTTACTGATTAAAAACTGAATAACATGGCAAAAACATAATAAATGACGTAATCATCCGTAGATTTGCTGAGAAGTTCAGTCTAGTTATTTTACAACTTTGCTTCAATCCTCTTACAAATCACAGGACAAATAGTACAAAGTCCTAATACAAGGCTTCAATTGTGGGACCAAAGGCCAGTTTAAGAAATTAGCAAACACAGTCTAGTAAGCTATCCTCATAACGGGCAGAACGACGGGGCAAGCACCACTGAGTCCTGCTTCTTCTACACCGATAACCATGGGACACATAATATCTGTGTTTGTCAGGGAGCTGCCTATTGCACTAATATTTGTTGGGATTTTTCTACCTGTTGCTTTGCTGCTGCTTTGCCTCATTTCATACCTCAGGATAAAACTTGATGAAGGTAAGTAACTGAGAAAGTTTACAATAGTTGTAGATAACCAGTGAAAAGAAATATACTGTAGGAATCATTTAGTATATATTTTGTCTATTGTGAGGAATGTTTTAAGGGGACGGTCACCTAGATCCTGTTGACCTCCTTGAGCGAAGCATGACAACATTGCAGGCCTGCTGAACTAAACTTTGTTAATTTACGTGTAAAAAGTTTTCACTTTTGGTGAGCTTACACTTTATTACTTGCAGCGCTTGACGAGTCTGATGTTTGCGTATTTATGAATCCATCACTACACAGTCAGACCACAACGTCTACCACCTCAATGCGGATCTCATCATTGTTGTGTCCAGGGTTTCAGTTGGACAAGGCAACCTGAAAATGTGCACAGTGGAGGAATATGTTGTAGTCGGTACTTACATGTCGATGTTGCCATTTGTtacttacatagttacatagttaaaagGTTAAAAACAGACAAACCAACAAGTAATTGGGCATGAACtcggcaaatgaggttcaatgtggat
The genomic region above belongs to Bufo gargarizans isolate SCDJY-AF-19 chromosome 4, ASM1485885v1, whole genome shotgun sequence and contains:
- the SMLR1 gene encoding small leucine-rich protein 1, whose amino-acid sequence is MGHIISVFVRELPIALIFVGIFLPVALLLLCLISYLRIKLDEVNEELAQIRDPRDSLQDYYLHYRQLKSSKNQRLKKTS